The genomic interval GATTTTATAAGGggatttattgaatatttatcagaaaaatCCTAAAAGCATGCTCCAGTTTTATGTCCATGCATGTTGGGTAAAGAGCCTAAAACGTTTTGCTCTTTGAGGCTGAAACATCTCCATTGACATTCCACggccttttgttgtttctagaaCTCTGTGGCTGTACAACCATTAAAACTTTACCTGGGGTTTATATAAGTTTGGTAATCACATTCCATTTTACCACAGGAAACATAGGAAGTttctaaaatgacaaatatcTGAGCGCTGTCAGAACTACTAGCGTGGTTCTGTTTGGTGTCCAAAAAGTGAAGGGCTCACTTTTCATGGTGGCACAATACTTGATTGTCTTCTTTTCAGCTCCAAATGTCGCTCTTCACTGCTGCTTTACGTTTTCTACAAGAATGGTGGCAAAAGAACAGGTCCGTTCATACTACAAGACCGGTTCCCACTGCTCAAAGTCTGCAGTCTTGTAAGTGTTGGCCATCAAGCTTCTAATATTGTCCTGGGAAAGTCTTCCTGAGAGGTGACAGAATTTTTCCTCATTCTGTTAAAGCctcaaatttaacttaaaatagtgctaatgtttgatttttatttgtgtttccgACTGTGCCAGCTTTGTTCTTCTCTTCTGTCTCAGGTTCGTCATGACGTCAGGGAGTTACATCTGTGTGAATCCAAAGCTCTTCTGGGTCCAGAGGATCACGAAGGATCtagacaaaaaaagattttaaagacaCCAAGAGcccattgttttattattttttatttgtttgctcaCAGTGGAGATGATGATTATTTTATGCGCTGAGGactttgtctgtttgtgcatGTCAAAAAACAACTGACAGCCTCTAACTTTAATTGTGGTTTCTCATTTTTTGGAAAGACACAAAATATCAACACAAAGtccaaaacagaagaagaagaagaagaagaaaagtcagaTTAGATCAAAATTACAAACAGCCTTGCATGGCATTGAGAATGTTATTTGCTAAACcctaaaaaaacacaagttgtaACTTGGTCAATGTATAAAGGAAGGGATTCCTTGTATGGattattaaaatcagtttttgtccACTTGTCTTTACAGAAACTGTATTAATAATAACGTTATTAATACAGTTGGTTATTCTGTTGCAGACTCTGCTTCAGCTCCCTGCACAGTTTCAGTAGGTTTAAGATTAACCTACTACTTCAAACTGCCAACTGCACAAACAGTGGTTGTAATTTAATGTGTAAACACTTTATTCTATAATCCAAAATATCTGTAAACTTTCTTTCTAATTGTTCTGCTGTTCCAATTTTTCCTGTTGTTCAAAACAGCCTCTGCTCCACTTTGGCAAATCTAACAGTGACAGGAATCTggatttcataaaaatgaacgttgatctgtttaaaatgttcatagAAACAGGAAGATTAtaggaaaaaaatgaacatttaactcCAGAAGAACACAGATTGACATAATTGTATGGCTGTTGAGTCTTTTGAGTTTTGAATCTCTGGCACAAACTGAGATGAGCTCAATCAACATTcgcagaataaaaaaacaaaaaacaacacacaatcAGCAATAAAATCTCCATTCAAAATGGCGTCCTCCACTTTGTCCTGAAATCTCACGGAGGTATTTGGGTGTGAGTGATCTTCAAAGTGACCTATTTGCCGATGATATTATAATATACTCGATGAATCTGACAAATTCTTTAACTCAATTAAATGGAAACTTGGtctttctgcaaacagaaaGGCCCCAgtctgggatttgaacccagaaccttaTTGCATGACAGTGGTGCTATCACTATGCAgccaacaataaaataaaataaaataaaaaatgcattaatttacCTTTAGCAGCCGGAGTGATGAATCAAATGAGCTATCGTCACTCTGGGCTGACTCTGATGGTACTTCTGTTCATATGAGTTCATactaaatctttttattctgttttaattacAAATCTTCACAGGAACAACCAAATAAGGTCAGCCTGGAAGGTGTACCAGCAGATTCTTTATCAGCTTTCGTTTCCTTCCTTACTTGCTTCTGGGCAATCAGATTATGATTGTCCGTCGTAAATTACACTCCATGTTGCAAAACCGAAGCCAGTGAGTCTGATCAGAGCCTGAAAGGTTGAATCAACATCCAGGTGATCAGGATGGTTCCCTTCTTCTTCATTCACCTGCTACTGATGGCTCTGCTGCTCCAACACACTGAAGAAAGTGAGTACAGTACAGCATTGTCTGTTTGTCTAATAATAATCCATTTTTTGGGTAGTTGTGTTGAACAGATTTACAAGTTACGCGCGTAATATAGAGACCTACTGAATGAAAGTGGTTGTTATTCTCTATCCAGGAATAAAGTTcttcagttttgatttatttccttATCTATTGTGGGAAATTATCTAGACTTTTGTCAACGACAGAAATGGAATCTTTTTGTGTCCATCgggattttgtattttgtctgtATTCATCAGGGTGAATACAGACAGCAAACTAGACAGATGGAAACATGAGATGTCATTTTGccaccaaagaagaagaaaaataaaaagacattaagAAATGTAATCTTGTTCATTTAATAGGCACATGTTGACTTTATTGTTTGGGCACAAAAACATTGCTGAAACTCGGTCTTCCAAACAAACTCGACAACACTGAACCACTGAACAGATTCATATGAATGACTAAATGGACGCATCACCTAATCTGTTAGTTTTTAAGTGACTGGATCTCCCAGACTATTCAGGTCACCTCACGATTTTCTACATCACTTCTCAGTCTGATATTCATTCATTCTGTACAATCTGAGCCTTTTGTAGCTTAGTTTTAAGTAGTTTTCTTAACTTTTCTGAACATATGGTCATGGGTCTCCTGTCTTTTGCCTGTCTCACCGGGTTCTTCGGGTCACAGTGCTACTCTCATGTCTTTTTACCTCGACTCTCCTAGGTTTCTAtaatttgtttgaaagttttaattCAATATTGTTGGTTTCCGTAGCTTAGCTTATTGACGCAACCTTTCTGAATTCTTTCCTATTATCAATAGATCTTTAAGAGAGTGAAGAGCGGCCTCTCGTTGCTAAGTTTAGGTTACGCAATGACAAAGTTGCATAATTTCAGATTAACAACTAAAATCTGTCAATCCCGGCCAAATGGACCAACTGTCCAGTTAGTAGGCGGTCAAACTAGAACAGGATCACCTGATTCTGTTCAAGTTTACTCAACAACAGtgatgaacattttaatttctcaaagGAAACGTCCAACCAAGAGTATTTAGTCTTCTTCTTGAtcattcattattttctctctaCAGAGAAGGAACAGAGGAGACAGAAGCCACCGAAACATGATGAAGTGTTGCATCATCAAGAGTTTTGCTTGAGTattcctgcagctcctcagTCGATCGGTTTGCATTTTGAACCCCCACAGCCTACAAAGCTGGCATCCAAACCCAAACCAACTGGAGATCCCAATAGTCCCAAACTGGACATACCCAGACAAGCAAATCAACCTGATATTGGTAGCTTCCCAATGACTGGTAAAGAAAACTATCGATCTTCTGGTGTTCCTGAAAGAGCACCAATAATCCCCTTCAGTCCTTTGCGGGGTCCAGGTGAGGCCTCTTCCCGTAGAGTTTAGAGGTGTTTTCACACTTAGTACTCCGGTAGACTTGGTTCGATTGAGGAACgaagttgcaacatttttacatttccagctgATGTGGTTGACTTCTGCACTGCAAAGTCAAACAGACGAAACCTTTTGAATAACTTGTTTCTCTCCTCGCCTGTAGTGCCACGTCGCTCGTTCACGTGTTCAAAGATTCAAACTTTGAACAAATTTGAATCTTTGTTCAACCTTCTGAACAAGATTCTGAGAACAACTTCCGTCTTCGCGactttagtggttgtaggatttcgcttttgtctttggtaaaagaccacgagccatttctcccgctagtgCTAGATATGCACATCTGTTTTGGCTGTatgtacccagaatgccttgtgtTGCTTTTTCCAAGCTCCATCTGCTTGGAGCATTTGAACAGCAACAAAGTTCAGTTCAACCAAATCTACGGGCTTCATTCCAGCCGTCTGTAGATACTGTAACATATCTGACGTTCTTTGATGGTTCTTTGATTCTAGAACCCAAAGGCCTTGTACAGAACACAACCAACCCTTAGCCAGTATTTTCATGAggtcttttactttttgttctgGATAAGTTTTGGCAAATGCTTCATAGTGCTGTCACTGTTGATTGATTCGGCAACTAATTTGAGCCCTGTTACATTCATGAGCAGGTGCACCAAATGATTTCTTAATACTTCCTGGTTGGCTAACTTGTCGCTTCAATTTTTGTCACTGAATGTTCATGTTCTGTTTGATTATACATGTATTTTGCTCTCCTGAATGTCAAAGTCTTGAGTATTCCTGAAGCTCCTCCAGTCGGATGTTACTGCAAAGGGAAAAACACGAAGCTGTTCACTAAGACCAACCAAGTCAGAAGGCTGACCATACAATATCCCACTGAAACCTGCAGATCAACTGAATACATGTGAGTCGGTGTGTGCTTATGGGAGACAATGCTTGAAGAAAGCAGGTTAAAATTCCTTGTTAATGCAAATGTATTTCTTTCTGTGTAATTTGGaggtttaatagtttttatggGATCATCATAATGCTTGTTTTGTTGAACTCAAACAGGATCAGCAATGCCTCCTCCTCTTGTCTTTCAGTGAAATTTTAGAAGACGGGACTTATGTTTGTGTAAAGCAGTTCAACTTCTTTTTGGCTCATTTTCTTCGGTACGTACAGAAGATGACTTGAGATATCACAGCTTCCTGTGAAAGGGACAGCTTCTGTGCAACATCTTATCTCACATAATCAGAGTGCACTCAAAACTATTTCCTGGCAGattaaaaaagcaactttttgagTATCCATGGCGACAGTTTCCCCTAAGCTGATTTTACTGATAAGAATGTACGACTCCACCGACCCACAGGTCTCCGTCCAAACAAGTACCAGAGCAAAGGCCAACAGAATCAGCTGAGATCTCATCTACCACACATCAGAGCACAACTGCAGAGACAACCACCCCGACACACCTGGTAAAAGGAACCAATGGGCCACCAGACTTAAGTATCAATTATGGACCGGCTCCAGGTGAAGATCAAGACCAACTGTAAGTTTTACCTGTCAATCTGATGCTCACACTGAACGATGTTTCATGTCTAAGTAAAGACATTTTGGATGTTAACAGCACAAAGCACAATTAATTTAGTTGATTAgataaaataaagagcaaatgttGCCAAATTTACAGGATTTATTGTTGATGATGAGAGGAcaaaacacagttaaagacttGCTGGTCACTTCATTGGCTCCCATGAACAAACAGCggggaacagattattttaggCAGCTATAATGTTTGATTTCCCCCCTTAACTTTGGCAAATAATGAGTGAATGTTACCAAATTCACAGGATTTGTTGTTCATGGAGAGAGGGCAAAACATAGTTAAAGGGTTTGTGGTAAAAATAATTAGCTCCCATGTTATGGAGGGGGAACAGATGATTTCAGacagctgaaatatttggtTCTCCCTCTCATAACTTTggcaaataaagagcaaatgtttAGAAATGCTCTTGATTGTCATATGTGATAGTATGTTTGAGTCAccaaaatgtagatttttttaaatccagtaatctgtcatattttacattagaacaGGATCTTCCAGAAAGCTTACACTCTCATCTTTTCAGGAAGTCTAATGTCTCGTGCCCTGCTGTCAGCCAGCTTCCCTccttttagcattagcattattGTTAGcattagaaaaaatataaatacacacaatgTGTTGGAAAACCGTTTTTGGTGACTGACTTGTACTTGTCAAGCTTAAGtgtcaaaattgtaaaaaaaaaaaaaaaaaaaaaaaaaaaaaaaaaagacagatttttttgatgattttttaaaaaaaaaacaaacaaaaaaacaaaatggtttaaGAAGATCTCCGCACAAGaccttgtttatttatttatttcacaacgTTGTTATTGCAGCTGCCGATTAAAACTGAATGTTACAACCTGGACATGACTGTATGAGATGTTTTACCgaaaaaatcaaacagaagcGATCGATTTCTCTGCACTGCAGCCTCTCCGGAAGCAAACCGATTCTAACTGGACAGTGAAActaattttagttttcagtgTAGTTTAGTTAAACTCTAAGATGGATAAAGGGAAATATAGTAAGAGAAATCCTTTCTTCATCTCAGTCACTCTTTTTTCAATTTATGCCAACGTGTTttcatttgtcatattttacttttgtcgACTAATTATGTTCATTGCgtatcatccatccatcgtctATGTCCACTTACCCTTGCAGGATCACGGGGGGCCTAACCAGTGGCGCAAAAAGTGGGTAGCACTCTAGGAGCGCTGTGCTATAATGGGGGcgccaaaaacatttttggagaacgtcatttttttgtttgttttgtttttcatttgaatcgTGTTGTTAGCTGATGacagagtatatatatatataatttgttttgatgGCTCAGCCTAAAGGAGCCTTCCATCAGTTCTGCAGTAGAGTTGTTTCTAATATAAAAACTAACATTCCTCCATTCCCACAGACGAGAGGTACCCCTTCTGGTTAAGGTTGAAAATGTAAGGATCATTGATCATGGCATCTCAGGTAAAAGCTATATTTTCTATGGATTGTTTGTAGTGACtttggtaaaaaacaaacaacaaaaataattttaaaaagaccaaaaatttCAGAAGCGATTCAGCTtcagtcaaattatttttgggGGGTACATTACTTGACATAATGACATCAATATGTGGCAAAATAATTTGGTGCTTTTGTTTACTTGACAGCTTTGGTTGGAAACAGCACAGATTAATATAGCGTCACAAATTTGTGTATTACTGACATTTACTAGTTCAGTAACGTTTTGGAAGAAATGTACTGTTATGAGTCCTCTTCCAACATCatcgttttatttttacttaactaatattatgaagtattgctactgttacttgaataaaatttctggCTGCTCTACCTGCTGTAGTTATCTTCACTGACTCAAAACAGACTCGCCTATACTTACTAGGCTACTTACTactttgtttcataaatttcacataattttttaagtgtttcttttgCCTAAATTTGgtgttattatattatttagttgtactattttttttttattattcattgtagtttttaaacgCCATAATCTGTACATAACTATAtaatttttgtctgtctggctacataattttgaaatatttagacAGATGTTACGATCAGTTTACTCAGTATCATAGCAGCCTTTTTAagaaatacttttctttttatttaatctttatgtgaGTATCGGCATCTTTTATACTTTTAGAAGTGTAATAGTCTCGTATGCTCTTTAGCATACGAGCATACTGCTCTTTGTGTTTAACAAGCTGTATAACTtcttatattatatttttattgcttttatacCTGACACTGCAAACCAAATGGAAGCACTGACTGGAATGTCTG from Gambusia affinis linkage group LG18, SWU_Gaff_1.0, whole genome shotgun sequence carries:
- the LOC122820636 gene encoding uncharacterized protein LOC122820636; this translates as MVPFFFIHLLLMALLLQHTEEKKEQRRQKPPKHDEVLHHQEFCLSIPAAPQSIGLHFEPPQPTKLASKPKPTGDPNSPKLDIPRQANGKENYRSSGVPERAPIIPFSPLRGPVLSIPEAPPVGCYCKGKNTKLFTKTNQVRRLTIQYPTETCRSTEYIEILEDGTYVCVKQFNFFLAHFLRSPSKQVPEQRPTESAEISSTTHQSTTAETTTPTHLVKGTNGPPDLSINYGPAPGEDQDQLREVPLLVKVENVRIIDHGISGKSYIFYGLFVVTLVKNKQQK